One window of Medicago truncatula cultivar Jemalong A17 chromosome 2, MtrunA17r5.0-ANR, whole genome shotgun sequence genomic DNA carries:
- the LOC25487868 gene encoding ubiquitin-conjugating enzyme E2 7, whose product MASQASLLLQKQLKDLCKHPVDGFSAGLVDETNIFEWSVTIIGPPDTLYEGGFFNAIMSFPSNYPNSPPSVKFTSEIWHPNVYPDGRVCISILHPPGDDPNGYELASERWTPVHTVESIVLSIISMLSGPNDESPANVEAAKEWRDRRDDFKKKVSRCVRKSQEML is encoded by the exons ATGGCCTCCCAAGCAAGCCTCCTCCTTCAAAAACAGCTCAAAG ATCTTTGTAAACACCCCGTCGATGGCTTTTCCGCTGGTTTAGTCGACGAAACCAACATTTTTGAATGGAGTGTAACCATAATTGGGCCACCAGATACACTTTA TGAGGGAGGATTTTTCAATGCCATTATGAGCTTTCCGTCGAACTATCCAAACAGTCCACCATCAGTGAAGTTCACTTCAGAGATATGGCATCCCAATG TATATCCTGATGGGCGGGTTTGCATATCTATTCTTCATCCTCCTGGGGATGACCCAAATGGTTATGAGCTTGCAAGTGAGCGCTGGACACCTGTTCATACA GTCGAGAGTATAGTGTTGAGTATCATATCAATGCTTTCTGGTCCTAATGATGAATCTCCGGCAAATGTTGAAGCTGCG AAGGAGTGGAGAGACAGGAGAGACGATTTCAAGAAAAAGGTTAGCCGGTGTGTGCGGAAGTCACAGGAAATGTTGTGA
- the LOC25487870 gene encoding uncharacterized protein, with protein MYSRSLCITLSLVFGFIVLMAFAHIFYFLWWKKRRTHIDIEMEQSNYAKGVFYWGCWKKTPCSLHATNTSESVIREKEGTNQEHDLELGVDGKDLLLKSNGEESLEVELMRLHNLPGPPRFLFTITEETKEDLESEDGRSRCGRSRKGSRTKSLSDFIDSPMKCSLDPLESYKHQGFNPLFEVSAESEFNRFRSSPPPKFKFLRDAEEKLYRRLMEESKRKALEENHGSVSEFEVKNSLNVTKATTTSSSQVLPLTSSPTTFKPHENSSMVH; from the coding sequence aTGTATTCTCGTAGTTTATGTATTACTCTAAGCCTTGTGTTTGGGTTCATTGTTTTGATGGCATTTGCACACATTTTCTACTTCTTATGGTGGAAAAAGAGAAGAACACACATAGATATTGAAATGGAACAGAGTAATTATGCAAAAGGGGTGTTTTATTGGGGGTGTTGGAAGAAAACACCATGTTCTTTGCATGCAACAAACACTAGTGAAAGTGTGATTAGAGAGAAAGAAGGTACAAATCAAGAACATGATTTGGAATTAGGTGTTGATGGAAAAGATTTGCTTTTGAAATCCAATGGTGAAGAAAGTTTGGAAGTAGAATTGATGAGGTTGCATAATCTCCCTGGTCCACCAAGGTTTTTGTTCACAATCACagaagaaacaaaagaagatTTGGAATCTGAAGATGGTAGATCAAGGTGTGGTAGAAGCAGAAAAGGGTCTAGAACAAAGAGTTTAAGTGATTTTATTGATTCTCCTATGAAGTGTTCTTTAGACCCTCTTGAATCTTATAAGCATCAAGGGTTCAATCCTCTCTTTGAAGTCTCAGCAGAATCTGAATTCAACAGGTTTAGATCTTCTCCACCACCAAAGTTCAAGTTTCTAAGGGATGCAGAGGAGAAATTGTATAGAAGATTGATGGAGGAATCTAAAAGAAAAGCACTAGAGGAAAATCATGGTTCTGTTTCAGAATTTGAGGTTAAAAATTCACTTAATGTAACAAAGGCTACAACTACAAGTTCATCTCAGGTTCTTCCTTTGACATCTTCTCCTACAACATTCAAACCACATGAAAATTCATCCATGGTGCATTAG